CATCGTTCGTGCACACGCTTATAAATATGAATTTGATAACAAACTTACGCAAAACGTCTATTGGGACCCGAGTTTCAgaattttgtatagaaaactaCTATTAAttcaagaaaataaattatttatcggTTGTTGATTTTATTGTCGTTGCACTTTTGAATatcaaataaagaaaataataatcaagaaAGCAAACACGGCCaccatttaataaaattatgctTCTCGACAACATATCAAACACAGAGTCTTCTTAATCAATCCATCTATCACTAATATAGACAAAAGTTCTACTAACCGTGAAAAAGGATTTTATTTATCGAATCCATAAAAAATTGTCCGACGAACCGCGTCGGCCAGCTGTCGACGACAACCTTCCGAAGCGGCATGACAGTGATTCTGTCCACTGAACTGCCAGTCGCTTATTTTgatacataaatcaaaatatgcaTAATATTTACTgagtgaaaaataatattaactacCTACAGCGCTTTTCCGTAACTTCTGTAATGACTCATATCTTTTGCTGTAATGTGGAATCTATATAGTTGGATTTTTTAAACGATAGCAttagatttaattaaatatataaaataggaGAGAATAGGTATTACATAATTTCCAGACGATATAGCAACGCATTTTAGGTTACAAGAAAGTTGTACTCAAAACTAACACCAATAAAACTAAAGCTCGAACTACGTCAAAATATGGACCGGAAACGAAATGAAGAAGGCTGATTCTGTTTCAGCCAAAACAATCCAATACCACTAGCAAAACTTTCCGTTGCATAACAATGAGACTAGCGAATATCCATTTTGATGCTGCTTTGTCTAATCTCTTCAAATATGAATAATACATTTCCGCCTTGAGGAAAATGAAACAATTTGCTAATGTGAACTGTTTTTAAACTGGTATATTGATAAGCTTCATATTAGCATACAAGTCTATGAGAAACCACCGCAGATTAAGGTTACTTTTATATCAGGGGATGCCAACCCAGGAAATAAGAAGGAAACAAAAAACATGGCTCGCCGCATGAAATTTGCGAAGGGAGATATGGTCGTCGTACaggtttttaccttttatctcaattaGATCCTCTGAAAATATAGTTCAGTTAAAAATTTACCTAGATCTAGCTCGGCTATGTCACTAgcaatttaatactaaaattatactgctgtaatagtacattactatagaggccgggaatgAAGGGTTGCAGGCGTTGCAGGCCAAGTACGAGTAGATATTGAGTATACGCGGCATATATACGCGGATATAGAGATACGCggcggcaaccccgtttctcgccgagattttctcaaacttgcaattgtagttaatatattttactcATATATAGGTTTACAcagttaaaaacaaattacgaatctactactctTTTATGGTTGAGTATCacaattttatgtttaaatacggaaccctaaaaacagaagAAGGAtactttacaggcctaggtgtgtaaggctgtatgaaattcctttagatatcgtcttcactcatcgcaccggatacctagtatttccggacctaatttgaagtaagtcatgtcaacatttcattccaagtttgagaaaaatgtaGTTacaaacacgaaaatatacataggtatgttAATTTCCTATATCATTTCAATTCATGTCTGTGGTGCATACAATAGAAAAACAAATACGCCAACAAACatcatgttaataatgatgataTCAATAAGTAGGGGCCacataaaatgataaaatagtacattacgatacaagtgcgagaaataggaaattcgaaacgagtggcgataaattaaaacacgaccgaagggagtgttttaaatcgacacgagttgcgaattatctattcgcacatgtatcgtacaacgttttacagtacatatggccctttaaatgttcgacacagtaacataatatgctacttctcgcactagtgctataaagtagccccatatgtactgtaatagagTTTAATCTGATTTTGCTCacaattatcattttttttttttttttgaaaggcTTATTAATTGCAAAGCTTTGTCTTGTTCAGTCTAAATTAgggttattttataatataacgaGACaggtaattattataaattaagggccggcgtaaaattaaattaaataagctaGTAATCCTCAACATCCTGAGACCATCTGGAAAGCAAAACGGCGTAGACAAATGGGGTTAATTTCTCTCCTTCTGTCTCCGATATCGATTACGAATGCGAAAGGGACCCGAATCCCtcgaaaattaatgaaaatgccttgaaaattaatataatttaatttatataatttctaCGTATATTAGataatttagaaatttatcattttatataatttatggaCATTAGGCAGGTAGGCAAAATTATTTTCTTGAGGATCGTGTCGTCCCATTAGTGATTCTTGCCTTAACGATttaaaccattgacatatatctaaggacgagtcttaagggcactaagaatgatgctagttcagtggtatcactcacgaattcaagcccatcgtgcagtctaacgcaactagtaactcatcaaccaatcgcgttgtggcggtTGACTGCAccattggctcgaattcgtgtgcatgGAACCGCATgtactgcccgcgtagccaacgtgcatatcgttcacgctccgtggcgaacgaaacgcaactgtcacattcgcactaatatggaagagtgatagagagagatgactatgaCTACActacgctatggagcgttaacgattgtaacgttggctacgcggcctggtccCATTCTTATTTCccttaaggcccgtccttagatatatgtcaatgttttaaactaaatCCGTCCTATTGAATTCGTTTATactaattacaagcttttatttaacgtgACCTGTAAGTTAAAAAACCTTTTTCCAAAAATCTACTTAAGTATTTTCTTTTCCCAAACACATCAAATAAATAGGCGTCAGTCCTTTGGAATTTTGGAATTATATCTTTGGCTGATCAAATTAACATACTTTTCCTTCTTACAGATATTTACCTCAGAATTTTCCGCTGAAAATGCTCTCGCTACCTATTTATTGGTATCTTGCTCACTAAATGGCAAACTTCTAGTAAATTAATCAGAAAACGGAGTTAAAAAAAGTAGTAGTGCATTTTcggatcacaatacggctgcaaTAAACTTAATTAGCAATATTATGTATACTTGGCTTTTCTCAAGGGActgtatcgattcgaatcctaaGTTTTTGATTTTCtctaaatagaaaataatcatGACCATAAGCTAGTAGATGCTAAAATGcacttaaaaaattgtatgcagctaaaaacatgaaaatcgcTTCCAGAAATCAGCAATATCATGTGTGAGGGAACGGAACGCATCgtttccttttttatttaaacgtacacaaaacgtaaacaaaaataaataattaaaaaacatgatatctgcgCTCCCGAGCACgccttccatctcgctcacacttaagCTCACTGGGTCTTAACTTTGACCTATGACTAAGAAGTCCAATTTTTTAGCtatatgatatttaaaaaacatgagTGAATTTAAAAAAGAAGTCGTGGAAAGTTTCTATCAGACGTTAATTGACTTAAATATCGTGCACAGTCAGTTCCCTTACATAAGTATCTACTTTTTTATACAGCTAATATGGCGACGTGGCTCGTCAGAAGTCGGGGCAATTGTATCTGATGACTTAATGACTCAGCTTTGTGGTTGCGGCTCATGCCGAAACATGCTGGAACGGAACAACATTGTTTTGTCGCTATTGATGCATATTTTTGCATCGAATCCTACGAGAAGTTTAAAAGGCGGCTGTTTGGAACAATGAAAATCGTTTCCATGCGGTATCCATTGTTTTCACGAAATACCTTTCCAGTCGTGCACTTCCACAATAGACTGATATTGGTTTACAGCCCCAGTCATAAAACCCGATCTAAAACTTGCGccgaacaatatttttatttaattcacaAGTGGCTTTGGTATAGAACTCGCGTGAACTAAGGCTGCAGCAGTGTTTTTAAAACGTAAATAAAATGTGGAAAAATATggtcttgtatttttatgtaGCTGCAGTTTTAGGTAATACTTTATCgaatgtaagtaagtataagACTCTTTAAACTGTAAATACTAAcaaatgttttgtaaataatctAGTTGCAGGCGAGTGGCAGCCCCAAGATTATGTCCAAAGTCAGTCACTATATCCGGTCACTCCTCCCACACGGCCATTGGACCAGAGGCCGGTCTCATCATCGCTTTTTACTGAGCAACTCGCAAACATGCCACGTGCAAGACCTTGTCGACGCCGGAATTTCGGAGAACCAGTTGTTTTTACTGATTCAGGTTGGGTACCTGTACCGTTTGCTCAGCCACCGATGGCTCAGCAAATTGGGAACCAATTGCTTCAACCTCAACTTAAACCCCAATCATTGACGGAAAATAGCTCTCCAACTGTAGATGACAAAAAGCATGAATCAGATCAGATGGATCGAAAATCTGAACATCCTGACAAAATCGttgaatttattgaaaaaaagtcGGTTCTCAATCAAATGTCAGCAAGTGAAAACAAGAAAGCTACTCCGGATCAAAAACCGAATAATAATTTCTTGGATTCCGCGAAAGATGAATATGACCCTAGACCTGCTATGATAGACTCACATGAAGATTCTTTGGAATGTGGAAGAAAGGATGAGGCAGACGCAGAACCACGATACGGTAATTCTGAAACGCAAGATTTAGCCAGTAAAAGTTCACCTAATGAAGCCCATGATCAAGCAGTAAAGCTTCTTGCTAATTGTATTCACGAATCCAGACGTTCTATGCCAGATTATGAAATGGATTCAAGAAAATTAGAAGCTGATAGTCCGTCATCTGTAGAGCTTGATAAAACCGGTGCTGACATTACATCAAAAACGGAACCAttaagaaatacacaaacaaacGTATTAAAACCAATATTAACACCGAACACAGTAGTAACACCAAGTAAGAATGCAATAGATatgaataaagtaaaatattacctTAAAAATCCTGCAAAGAATGCTGGTAAATGGAACGATGATAGACAAGTATCCTTGATGGAAAATGGTAAAGCTTGCTACGCATGCAGCACATATCACGACCCCTCCTGTTGGAAAACAAATGCAACTACAACAATCAAATATTGCAACAGGGATAATAATGCGTGTCttacaaaaatgtacaaaatagaAGGTGAGTTATTTACAAGCTTTGTCCCttggtatttaattttataataagacaacattatagtatatttagcatttttctgaataatatttaaattggtATACCTGTAGCTGTAACTATTCAGAGGAGGGGTTGttttatgcaaattttaagtaagtaactcggtttataatattatactcgGAACTTCAAAATGATTCGCTTTCATGTCTAATATTTCAaggataataatatttattataaatgaaacaacGGTTTTATATAGCGGAGAGCTATGAACGATCACATTTATTCTTGTAACGGTTAGACGGAAGTGACATACATGTCAAAGACAATTAACCATATGCAATACCAACATAGACAGTTTATTTGATGTTACTATACTTAAAATATACACATCTTAACACCCCAACTACAGCAAATAaacaaagcttttatttaggagaaaaaaaaacttattaatattgACTAACTCCCATAGCTTCTAtacatttataatgttttattgcacataaagcTTTTGTTAACACATCAGCAGGCATAGCAGTAGTtggcaaataatttaaattaattattttatcatttactGCATCCTTCACAAAATGATACCGAATATCAATATGtttactttttctatgacaACCATAATTTGCCACCAACTTCTGTGCACTCTGACTATCATTGAACAATGGTACAGTATAACAATCACCATTAATTTCATTTAGCAAAGCTCTGAGATACATAGCTTCTTTGCAAGCTTCTGCTATCGACATTAGTTCCGATTCCATACTAGACAAAGCGACTGTCCTCTGTTTCTTGCTAAGCCAGGAAACAGTTGAGCCTGACATTTGAAAACAAAAGCCACTGTAAGACCTCCGGTCTATAACATTACTAGCCCAATCGGCATCTACATATCCTTCAAGCTGAGCTTTTTCTTTTACATACtttaaacaaaagtttttaGTTTTGCTTAAATACCTAAGTATTCTCTTGGCATAATTCCAATGAACTTTAGTATAACATTTGTTAAATTGACTAAGAAAACTAACACTGAAAGATATATCAGGCCTAGTCATCACTGACAAATACATAAGGCCTCCAATAAGGTTTTGATATGGAATTTCTTTATCACAAATTTCT
This Cydia pomonella isolate Wapato2018A chromosome 16, ilCydPomo1, whole genome shotgun sequence DNA region includes the following protein-coding sequences:
- the LOC133526231 gene encoding uncharacterized protein LOC133526231; this translates as MWKNMVLYFYVAAVLVAGEWQPQDYVQSQSLYPVTPPTRPLDQRPVSSSLFTEQLANMPRARPCRRRNFGEPVVFTDSGWVPVPFAQPPMAQQIGNQLLQPQLKPQSLTENSSPTVDDKKHESDQMDRKSEHPDKIVEFIEKKSVLNQMSASENKKATPDQKPNNNFLDSAKDEYDPRPAMIDSHEDSLECGRKDEADAEPRYGNSETQDLASKSSPNEAHDQAVKLLANCIHESRRSMPDYEMDSRKLEADSPSSVELDKTGADITSKTEPLRNTQTNVLKPILTPNTVVTPSKNAIDMNKVKYYLKNPAKNAGKWNDDRQVSLMENGKACYACSTYHDPSCWKTNATTTIKYCNRDNNACLTKMYKIEGKSILIRDCGHTCNEDEGYNIGQKMVSCSMCHNDMCNSAYAIHSLNVLLVGFVIVTVTFTLQ